In one Mucilaginibacter ginsenosidivorax genomic region, the following are encoded:
- a CDS encoding helix-turn-helix domain-containing protein: MSGTSKETKDRTKRLLSARLKALRAERNMTQAALSASSGVSVGQIRKMEAGSSDSTMRTVERLSEALGILPNEFLSGFGAPADEAQ; encoded by the coding sequence ATGAGTGGCACAAGTAAGGAAACCAAAGACAGGACGAAGCGGCTGCTTTCGGCGCGGCTGAAAGCACTGCGCGCGGAGCGAAACATGACGCAGGCGGCGCTGTCCGCATCGTCGGGCGTGAGCGTCGGGCAGATACGAAAAATGGAGGCGGGGAGCTCGGATTCCACGATGAGGACTGTCGAAAGGCTGTCCGAGGCGCTCGGCATTCTGCCGAACGAGTTCCTGTCGGGTTTTGGCGCGCCAGCCGACGAGGCCCAATAA
- a CDS encoding helix-turn-helix domain-containing protein, producing MRGQPKSEIDLYVIGEIKRLRTARGISQARLGAMLDLSDAFIGQIESPRHVSKYSLDQLNSLAVIFGCSPRDFLPERPIASK from the coding sequence ATGCGCGGACAGCCCAAGAGCGAGATAGACCTATACGTGATCGGCGAGATCAAGCGCCTGCGCACGGCGCGCGGGATCAGCCAGGCGCGGCTCGGCGCGATGCTCGACCTGTCCGACGCGTTCATCGGCCAGATAGAGAGCCCGAGGCACGTGAGCAAGTACAGCCTTGACCAGCTTAACAGCCTTGCGGTCATCTTCGGATGCAGCCCGCGAGACTTCCTGCCGGAAAGGCCGA